From the genome of Solanum stenotomum isolate F172 chromosome 5, ASM1918654v1, whole genome shotgun sequence:
TTTAGTGGTAGATGTTGCTTAGTTAGTGGAGTAGTGGTTAACTTAGTGTTTGCTTATGTTTAAGTCTATATAATGTTGTATCTTCCTTTAATGAAAGAAACAGATAAGTCAAGTTACATCAAACTATTTGATCCTCTTATTATTTAGCCTCTGCCTTTAAGTTGTTTCCAGCCCTTTTCTCCAACATTtctggtatcagagctatggcaAGTAGTAGTAATTCATCAACTGTGGTACAACCATTGATTCCAGTTTTCACAGGAGAAAGCTACGAATTTTGGAGTATTCGTATGAAAACTATACTCAAATCCCAAAATCTTTGGGACTTGGTAGAAAGTGGATTTGAAGATCCTGACGAAGGAGATAGGCTGCAAAACAATAAGCAAAAAGATGCTAAGGCGTTGGTGTTTATCCAGCAAGCTGTCCATGATAGTGTCTTTTCACGGATCGCGGCAGCAACCACGTCAAAGCAAGCTTGGTCCATTCTGCAGAAGGAGTTTCAAGGTGATTCAAAGGTCATTGTGGTGAGATTGCAGTCACTTAGGTGTGACTTTGAAACCTTGATGATGAAAAGTGGAGAATCTATTGCTGATTTTTTGTCCAGAGCAGTGGCAATTGTCAGCAAAATGCGGTCCTATGGTGAAAAAGTTACTGACCAGACTATTGTGGAAAAGATACTGCGAAGCTTGACTCCTAAATTTGATCATGTAGTTGCTGCTATAGAAGAGTCAAAAGATCTTTCAGTATTTTCCTTTGATGAACTAATGGGATCGCTTCAAGCTCATGAGGCGAGACTCAATCGATCTACTGAAAAGAATGAGGAGAAGGCATTCCAAGTAAAGGAGGAAGCAGCCANNNNNNNNNNNNNNNNNNNNNNNNNNNNNNNNNNNNNNNNNNNNNNNNNNNNNNNNNNNNNNNNNNNNNNNNNNNNNNNNNNNNNNNNNNNNNNNNNNNNNNNNNNNNNNNNNNNNNNNNNNNNNNNNNNNNNNNNNNNNNNNNNNNNNNNNNNNNNNNNNNNNNNNNNNNNNNNNNNNNNNNNNNNNNNNNNNNNNNNNNNNNNNNNNNNNNNNNNNNNNNNNNNNNNNNNNNNNNNNNNNNNNNNNNNNNNNNNNNNNNNNNNNNNNNNNNNNNNNNNNNNNNNNNNNNNNNNNNNNNNNNNNNNNNNNNNNNNNNNNNNNNNNNNNNNNNNNNNNNNNNNNNNNNNNNNNNNNNNNNNNNNNNNNNNNNNNNNNNNNNNNNNNNNNNNNNNNNNNNNNNNNNNNNNNNNNNNNNNNNNNNNNNNNNNNNNNNNNNNNNNNNNNNNNNNNNNNNNNNNNNNNNNNNNNNNNNNNNNNNNNNNNNNNNNNNNNNNNNNNNNNNNNNNNNNNNNNNNNNNNNNNNNNNNNNNNNNNNNNNNNNNNNNNNNNNNNNNNNNNNNNNNNNNNNNNNNNNNNNNNNNNNNNNNNNNNNNNNNNNNNNNNNNNNNNNNNNNNNNNNNNNNNNNNNNNNNNNNNNNNNNNNNNNNNNNNNNNNNNNNNNNNNNNNNNNNNNNNNNNNNNNNNNNNNNNNNNNNNNNNNNNNNNNNNNNNNNNNNNNNNNNNNNNNNNNNNNNNNNNNNNNNNNNNNNNNNNNNNNNNNNNNNNNNNNNNNNNNNNNNNNNNNNNNNNNNNNNNNNNNNNNNNNNNNNNNNNNNNNNNNNNNNNNNNNNNNNNNNNNNNNNNNNNNNNNNNNNNNNNNNNNNNNNNNNNNNNNNNNNNNNNNNNNNNNNNNNNNNNNNNNNNNNNNNNNNNNNNNNNNNNNNNNNNNNNNNNNNNNNNNNNNNNNNNNNNNNNNNNNNNNNNNNNNNNNNNNNNNNNNNNNNNNNNNNNNNNNNNNNNNNNNNNNNNNNNNNNNNN
Proteins encoded in this window:
- the LOC125863677 gene encoding uncharacterized protein LOC125863677, with the protein product MASSSNSSTVVQPLIPVFTGESYEFWSIRMKTILKSQNLWDLVESGFEDPDEGDRLQNNKQKDAKALVFIQQAVHDSVFSRIAAATTSKQAWSILQKEFQGDSKVIVVRLQSLRCDFETLMMKSGESIADFLSRAVAIVSKMRSYGEKVTDQTIVEKILRSLTPKFDHVVAAIEESKDLSVFSFDELMGSLQAHEARLNRSTEKNEEKAFQELNAQVIADTIAEAEAVIAQAEAIIAEIEMVVTMAEEARPK